The DNA window ACAATACTAGAACCCTGAAGCTCTATACATATAAAGAGCTATATAAATCCCCATCAACTCTATCACAACCATTTAACCACAGAGCCTTTAACGCCTTCTATCCATATAACAGCCCAGCCCCTGTTCTAATCTATCTAGAGCAATACTCGGGCATAGATATCTGATCTGACGCTGGCCGTGCCATATCAGCCAAGCCTCAACCAAGATGCTTCAGATTTCATAATCATCACTAATAATATTGTAGATAAGAGCATTCCATATCAATCTGAAGCATATACCATAGAGACACAACAGATCTTCATTTGGAAAGCCCGTCCCCACGGAAGAAATGGATTTGAGCATAACACCTCACCATAGTAAATCCCCACATATATAGATCTATCCATTAGGATTTACAACAACCAGTTGTTTCCACCAAAGAAACTCTGAAGAAGTTTGGAAGAAACATTCGATATAATGATATAATATCGTTTAACTAAATATTATAAATATCCTCAGCATCTAAGATAGTGGTGAAACATATGAGCATAGCTCCATATAGAGCTGCTGTTATCTATAAGCATAGAGAACCCATGAAGATAGAGAGAATCGAGCCCCCAGAGGCCAAAGGGGAGCAGGTCCTCATAAGGATGGCAGGATGCGGCCTATGCCACACAGATCTCCACATATGGTTAGGCGAACTACAGGGGCTTCCTGAAAAGCTACCAGCTGTCCTTGGGCACGAGCCCTCGGGATATGTTGCAGCAAAGGGAGAGCTGGTGCCAGACTATATAAAGATCGGTATGCCTGTATTAGTTCAAGGCGGGTACTATGTAGAAGAAGACATATATACCCTTAAAGGGGCTAACCAGCTAGCTAGAAAAAGAGCCCAGAGCTGGACAGGAGCCTATGGTCTCTATGGCGGGTGCTACTCAGAGTACTTCATAGTCCCCAGCTACAGGTACTTGGTAAGCGCCGAAGGCCTCGAGGATCTCCCAGCAGCAGCTGTTTTAACAGATGCTGGGTTAACACCCTATAGGGCTGTTAAGAGAACCCTTAGTATTGCAAGGGAATATGCAGAGGCAGACGACTTCATAGTGGTTCCTGGCGTTGGAGGCCTCGGATCCTTCGGTGTTCAATATATAAATATCCTGGCGCCCCACCTAAACGTGATAGCAGTAGATGTGAGAGACGAGGCCCTCGAATTAGGCAACAAAGTCGCCAAGATATATGCCTCGATAAATGCTAAGAAAGAGAACCCAGTAGATGCCATAAAAAAGATCGTGGGTAGCAGGAAAGTCATAGCGATAGTGGATTTTGTGGGAACAGAGACGACAATATCTACATATATAGGCCTCCTATCCCCTGGAGGGGTATACACAGTAGTGGGTCTCGGTGGTGTGAAGGGGAGCTTCCCAATACAGGATCTAGTTGTTAATGAGATAACAATACAGGGAAGCCTATGGGGATCTATAGCAGATCTTAGAGAGGTGGTTGCACTAGCTAAAAAGAAGATGATAAACTATAGGGATCCTGTGACAAGGAGATGGAGGCTTGAGGAGATAAATGAGGCGCTTGAATATATGCATAAGAACCTACATATAGGGAGAATGCTTATCACACCCTAAACCATTATCTTTTTTATAATCCTTGGTGCCGAGTGTGAATAGTAATTTATATTTATTATGGTTTATTATTTATTGATATTGGTGTGTTGCTTGGAGGTTATTGGCCCTATAATAGATGGTATAACAATCAATAGGGATCAGAGATACATCACCCTAAACCCTGCAGATACCAGGGAGAGGGTTTCCATGGTATCAGTGGCCACCATAGACGATGTTAGACACGCGTTTGACTCGGCCTATGAGGCCTTTGATAGGTGGAGTAAGCTGCCACCCCATGAGAGGGCTAGGATTCTCTATAGAGCTGCGGATCTGTTTGAGGCTTCTCTAGATGAGATGGCTAGAATCATAACTAGGGAGATGGGTAAGACTCTGGCTGAGAGTAGGGCTGAGGCTGAGAGGGTTCCATGGATTTTGAGGTTCTATGCTGGGTTGATCCTGAGGCAGTCAGGTAGAACTATTCCTTCCCAGGTTAGCAATGGATTGATACTGGCTCAGAGAGAGCCTCTGGGGGTTGTGAGTGTTATAACACCGTGGAACTTCCCAATAGCGATCCCGGCTTGGAAGATTGTGCCTGCGATTGCTGCTGGGAACACCGTGGTTTTCAAGCCAGCCTCTCTAACACCTACGATCGCGTATAAGTTCGTTGAGATCCTCTATAAGGCGGGGCTTCCAAAGGGTGTTGTGAACATGGTTATAGGATCTGGAAGCACTGTTGGGAGGGAGATGCTTGTAAATAAGCATGTTAAGGCGATATCCTTTACAGGATCCCATGAGGTTGGGCTGGAGGTTCACAAGGTTGTTGGGGGTCTAGATAGGTTTGTAAGGCTACAGCTAGAGCTTGGGGGCAAAAACGCTGTAGTGGTTGCCGAGGATGCTAGGATAGATGAGGCTGTGGAGATCATAGTGAGGGGTGCCTACAGCCTTGCAGGCCAGGCATGCACAGCAACAAGCAGGGTTATAGCGCATGAGAGCATATATCAGAAGCTGGTGGAGGCCCTTAGAGAGAGGGTTAGCAGGATAAGGGTTGGGAATGGTCTCGATCCAAATACCGATATGGGGCCCCTATCAAGCATGGATCAGAAGAGGAAGGTGTTATCATACATAGAGATAGGGAGGAAAGAGGGGGCAACACTTGTACATGGTGGGAGAGCTCTTGAAGATGGTATATATCAATATGGCTACTATGTGGAGCCAACCATTTTCAAGGACTGTGCAAAGGATCAGAGGATATTCCAGGATGAGATCTTCGGCCCTGTTCTCTGTATAACGCCATATAGAGATCTTGATGAGGCTGTTGATCTTGTGAATAGCGTTAAATACGGCCTCGTAGCAGGGATCATATCGAGGGATATTGGGAAGATAATGAGGCTCTCGAGAGAGCTAAAGGTAGGGTTGATCAGGGTTAATAGACAGACAGTTGGTGTGGAGTTCCAAGCACCCTTCGGAGGGGTTAAGGCATCTG is part of the Sulfolobales archaeon genome and encodes:
- a CDS encoding zinc-binding dehydrogenase, which encodes MSIAPYRAAVIYKHREPMKIERIEPPEAKGEQVLIRMAGCGLCHTDLHIWLGELQGLPEKLPAVLGHEPSGYVAAKGELVPDYIKIGMPVLVQGGYYVEEDIYTLKGANQLARKRAQSWTGAYGLYGGCYSEYFIVPSYRYLVSAEGLEDLPAAAVLTDAGLTPYRAVKRTLSIAREYAEADDFIVVPGVGGLGSFGVQYINILAPHLNVIAVDVRDEALELGNKVAKIYASINAKKENPVDAIKKIVGSRKVIAIVDFVGTETTISTYIGLLSPGGVYTVVGLGGVKGSFPIQDLVVNEITIQGSLWGSIADLREVVALAKKKMINYRDPVTRRWRLEEINEALEYMHKNLHIGRMLITP
- a CDS encoding aldehyde dehydrogenase family protein produces the protein MEVIGPIIDGITINRDQRYITLNPADTRERVSMVSVATIDDVRHAFDSAYEAFDRWSKLPPHERARILYRAADLFEASLDEMARIITREMGKTLAESRAEAERVPWILRFYAGLILRQSGRTIPSQVSNGLILAQREPLGVVSVITPWNFPIAIPAWKIVPAIAAGNTVVFKPASLTPTIAYKFVEILYKAGLPKGVVNMVIGSGSTVGREMLVNKHVKAISFTGSHEVGLEVHKVVGGLDRFVRLQLELGGKNAVVVAEDARIDEAVEIIVRGAYSLAGQACTATSRVIAHESIYQKLVEALRERVSRIRVGNGLDPNTDMGPLSSMDQKRKVLSYIEIGRKEGATLVHGGRALEDGIYQYGYYVEPTIFKDCAKDQRIFQDEIFGPVLCITPYRDLDEAVDLVNSVKYGLVAGIISRDIGKIMRLSRELKVGLIRVNRQTVGVEFQAPFGGVKASGNDVYKEQGEEALDFYTRIKTIYLHW